A genomic window from Pseudonocardia broussonetiae includes:
- a CDS encoding TetR/AcrR family transcriptional regulator, translating into MARPSSRRQLVSNELLEHAARLFTDKGFAATSLQDIADAMGISRPSLYTYVRNKEELLAALVQDVLGPTVRILEEAIARTDAAADVRLTDAVHAMAVHNCRNTTRFRLLDRSEPHLPPELAAEHRDSRRRVLALLVTLVEDAIAAGAVRPVPARTAALSILGMLNWIAWWYRAGVDDPAEDVADVMTRMTMAGIQRDDGRSPATSPWTAVTQLREDLAQLERTLAAVVPPETDRPG; encoded by the coding sequence ATGGCGAGGCCGAGCAGCAGGCGACAGCTCGTGTCGAACGAGCTGCTCGAGCACGCCGCGCGGCTGTTCACCGACAAGGGGTTCGCCGCGACGTCGCTGCAGGACATCGCCGACGCGATGGGCATCAGCCGCCCGTCCCTCTACACCTACGTCCGCAACAAGGAGGAGCTGCTCGCCGCGCTCGTCCAGGACGTCCTCGGTCCGACGGTGCGCATCCTCGAGGAGGCGATCGCGCGGACCGACGCCGCGGCGGACGTGCGCCTCACCGACGCGGTCCACGCGATGGCGGTGCACAACTGCCGCAACACCACGCGGTTCCGGCTGCTCGACCGCAGCGAGCCGCACCTCCCGCCCGAGCTGGCCGCCGAGCACCGCGACTCCCGGCGGCGCGTGCTGGCCCTCCTCGTCACGCTCGTCGAGGACGCGATCGCGGCGGGGGCCGTGCGCCCCGTGCCGGCGCGCACCGCGGCCCTGTCGATCCTGGGGATGCTCAACTGGATCGCCTGGTGGTACCGCGCAGGGGTCGACGACCCGGCCGAGGACGTCGCCGACGTGATGACCCGCATGACCATGGCCGGCATCCAGCGCGACGACGGCCGCTCCCCCGCGACGAGCCCCTGGACCGCGGTCACCCAGCTCAGGGAGGACCTCGCGCAGCTCGAGCGGACGCTGGCCGCCGTCGTGCCGCCCGAGACCGACCGCCCCGGCTGA
- a CDS encoding ROK family transcriptional regulator, giving the protein MRPVGGATPMRPGGMREHNLAVVLGEVARQQPVSRARVAAATGLTKTTVSALVADLVRDRLVTQAEAVRGQGDRGRPGSGLSLDGDHVAALGCEISVDRLAVSVLDLRMRQRVRLERWADNRRDPMTVLGEISGLAAEAVRLAGEQGLSVVGATVAVPGLLDRASSRITVAPNLGWHDVPLDHRWSVLGAAALPTQVDNEANLAAIGELRLGAGTLYDSFMLVTGEVGIGAGLVIDSALHSGAGGYAGELGHVVVTPDGDLCGCGARGCLETVAGKEALLRAAGLDPRDGLRPLIEGVGSGEPRALAAVDAAARALAVALAAAVNLLDPGAIILGGPLAAIGPRLLDTLETNLAARLRNLRGSAPPVLASALGDDSAVLGGAVAVLDAVVADPGPVMRRAGRPDG; this is encoded by the coding sequence GCCCATGCGCCCCGGCGGGATGCGCGAGCACAACCTGGCCGTGGTGCTCGGGGAGGTCGCGCGGCAGCAGCCGGTGAGCCGCGCACGCGTCGCGGCGGCCACCGGACTCACGAAGACCACGGTGTCGGCACTGGTCGCCGACCTGGTCCGGGACCGGCTCGTCACGCAGGCCGAGGCGGTCCGGGGGCAGGGCGACCGGGGCCGCCCCGGATCGGGGCTCAGCCTCGACGGGGACCACGTGGCGGCGCTCGGGTGCGAGATCAGCGTCGACCGCCTCGCCGTCAGCGTCCTCGACCTGCGGATGCGCCAGCGGGTGCGCCTGGAGCGGTGGGCCGACAACCGACGCGACCCGATGACCGTCCTCGGCGAGATCAGCGGGCTCGCGGCGGAGGCGGTGCGACTGGCCGGCGAACAGGGCCTCTCGGTGGTCGGCGCGACGGTGGCGGTCCCGGGCCTGCTCGACCGGGCGTCGTCGCGGATCACCGTGGCCCCCAACCTCGGGTGGCACGACGTGCCGCTCGACCACCGGTGGAGCGTCCTCGGGGCGGCCGCGCTGCCGACACAGGTCGACAACGAGGCCAACCTGGCCGCCATCGGAGAGCTCCGCCTCGGCGCGGGCACCCTCTACGACTCGTTCATGCTGGTCACCGGCGAGGTGGGCATCGGGGCCGGGCTGGTCATCGACTCGGCGCTGCACTCCGGGGCCGGCGGGTACGCGGGCGAGCTCGGCCACGTCGTCGTCACGCCGGACGGCGACCTGTGCGGCTGCGGTGCCCGCGGCTGCCTCGAGACCGTCGCCGGGAAGGAGGCCCTGCTCCGGGCGGCCGGCCTCGATCCGCGCGACGGGCTGCGCCCGCTGATCGAGGGGGTCGGATCCGGCGAGCCCCGGGCCCTGGCCGCCGTCGACGCCGCCGCCCGGGCGCTCGCCGTCGCCCTCGCGGCGGCGGTGAACCTCCTCGACCCCGGCGCGATCATCCTGGGCGGGCCGCTCGCCGCGATCGGACCGCGGCTGCTGGACACCCTCGAGACCAACCTGGCCGCCCGGCTGCGCAACCTGCGGGGCAGCGCACCGCCGGTGCTCGCCTCCGCGCTCGGCGACGACTCGGCGGTGCTCGGGGGCGCGGTCGCGGTGCTCGACGCCGTCGTGGCCGACCCGGGACCGGTCATGAGGCGGGCCGGACGCCCCGACGGCTGA
- a CDS encoding MFS transporter: MTALLTTRRTRSPWAVVALGFAAIVFDGYDLIVYGSAVPALLAHPDWNLTPPQVGAIGSYALLGMFVGAIGVGALTDRIGRRRMFIACVTWFSLMMLAVAAAPTPELLGAARFLAGLGFGGIAPVAIALVVEWAPPGRRNLLNAVMLCGFPVGGVLAALAGIALLEPAGFRTLFALGALPLVTLVPLALLLLPESPGFVAGGPRQVRSTGLLRGRPAVALALLAVANVAGFLLVFGLNTWLPQLMRQAGYALGSAIAFLLVFNLGAVAGGLAGSALADRHGPRPVATAAFGIGVVSIALLALPLPTLVLYALIAVAGAASVGTQIVVYGYVATHFALRDRATALGVTSGVGRLGAAAGPILGGYLIASGLPLGWNFAAFAAVALVGALAAVAVPVLAPAAGPGATTTAPSSEAVAR; this comes from the coding sequence ATGACTGCACTGCTCACCACCCGACGGACCCGCTCGCCGTGGGCCGTCGTCGCCCTGGGTTTCGCCGCGATCGTGTTCGACGGCTACGACCTGATCGTCTACGGATCGGCCGTCCCGGCCCTGCTCGCGCACCCCGACTGGAACCTGACGCCGCCCCAGGTCGGCGCCATCGGCAGCTACGCGCTGCTCGGCATGTTCGTCGGGGCGATCGGCGTCGGCGCGCTGACCGACCGCATCGGCCGGCGCCGGATGTTCATCGCCTGCGTCACCTGGTTCTCGCTGATGATGCTGGCCGTCGCGGCCGCTCCCACGCCCGAGCTGCTGGGGGCGGCCCGGTTCCTCGCCGGTCTCGGCTTCGGCGGCATCGCGCCGGTGGCCATCGCCCTGGTCGTCGAGTGGGCCCCGCCCGGGCGGCGCAACCTGCTCAACGCCGTGATGCTCTGCGGCTTCCCGGTCGGCGGGGTGCTCGCCGCGCTCGCGGGCATCGCGCTGCTGGAGCCGGCGGGCTTCCGGACCCTGTTCGCCCTCGGCGCGCTGCCGCTGGTCACCCTGGTCCCGCTGGCCCTGCTGCTGCTCCCGGAGTCGCCGGGGTTCGTCGCCGGAGGACCGCGGCAGGTCCGCTCCACCGGCCTGCTGCGCGGCCGGCCCGCCGTCGCGCTCGCACTGCTGGCCGTGGCCAACGTCGCCGGGTTCCTGCTCGTGTTCGGCCTGAACACCTGGCTGCCCCAGCTGATGCGCCAGGCCGGCTACGCGCTCGGCTCCGCCATCGCGTTCCTGCTCGTGTTCAACCTCGGCGCCGTCGCCGGCGGGCTGGCGGGGTCCGCGCTCGCCGACCGGCACGGCCCCCGCCCGGTGGCCACCGCGGCGTTCGGCATCGGCGTCGTGTCGATCGCCCTGCTCGCGCTGCCCCTGCCGACCCTCGTGCTCTACGCCCTGATCGCCGTGGCCGGCGCCGCGTCGGTCGGCACCCAGATCGTCGTCTACGGCTACGTCGCGACCCACTTCGCGCTCCGCGACCGCGCCACCGCGCTGGGCGTCACCAGCGGCGTGGGCCGCCTCGGTGCGGCCGCGGGCCCGATCCTCGGGGGCTACCTCATCGCGTCCGGGCTCCCGCTGGGCTGGAACTTCGCGGCGTTCGCCGCCGTCGCCCTCGTCGGCGCGCTGGCCGCCGTCGCCGTCCCCGTCCTCGCCCCGGCGGCCGGGCCGGGCGCGACGACCACGGCGCCCTCCTCCGAGGCGGTCGCCCGATGA
- a CDS encoding AMP-binding protein, with protein sequence MSAPEPATDLPPFDPDRAAAYLRDGLWGSRTVGDRLRDSAERFAGRPALVTAEQRLSYRELDDATDAFAAGVLATTALRPGDRVMFSAGNVAETVVAYYGCVKAGLLPVCTLPAHGHREIGLLAEHTGARGHVVQADFGRQDLAALSATVGLDVVISLRGRLPGAVGYDEILAAGATAPARAALAAVEIDPDGLVAFQLSGGTTGLPKVAPRRHREYVHNAEAFTGPLGIGPGSVVLHVLPIMHNAGIAAAMQPAHWAGATFVLGASADAAAVFEIVHRERVTTIPLLPPAVVIRLLERAATTGEDLRPVERMLVGGQKLPAEAAARVEPVLKVPCAQMFGMAEGMFLATPPDAPGWVRERTVGTPISAGDEIRVLEIGGEDEVPDGELGELACRGPYTVPGYYRAAAHNAATFTGDGFYRTGDLAVRHVVDGRTYYAIEGRIKDVINRGAEKIHAEEVEEIVVRHPDVTTAALVAMPDPVLGERACVFLILAAGAPPLDVAGLGEFLRGEGLARYKWPERVEVVAELPLTNVGKVSKKDLRDRLAEAVSA encoded by the coding sequence ATGAGCGCCCCCGAGCCGGCCACCGACCTGCCGCCCTTCGACCCGGACCGCGCCGCCGCCTACCTCCGGGACGGGCTGTGGGGCAGCCGCACCGTCGGCGACCGGCTGCGCGACTCGGCCGAGCGCTTCGCCGGACGGCCCGCGCTCGTCACCGCCGAGCAGCGGCTGAGCTACCGCGAGCTCGACGACGCGACCGACGCCTTCGCCGCCGGCGTCCTGGCGACGACCGCGCTGCGCCCCGGCGACCGCGTGATGTTCTCGGCGGGCAACGTCGCCGAGACCGTGGTCGCCTACTACGGCTGCGTGAAGGCCGGCCTGCTGCCGGTCTGCACCCTGCCCGCGCACGGGCACCGCGAGATCGGCCTGCTCGCCGAGCACACCGGCGCCCGCGGCCACGTCGTGCAGGCCGACTTCGGGCGCCAGGACCTCGCCGCCCTGTCCGCGACCGTGGGGCTCGACGTCGTGATCTCCCTGCGCGGGCGCCTGCCGGGCGCGGTCGGGTACGACGAGATCCTCGCGGCCGGGGCCACCGCCCCCGCCCGCGCGGCCCTCGCGGCCGTCGAGATCGACCCCGACGGGCTGGTCGCGTTCCAGCTCTCCGGAGGCACGACGGGCCTGCCGAAGGTGGCGCCGCGCCGGCACCGCGAGTACGTCCACAACGCCGAGGCCTTCACCGGCCCGCTCGGGATCGGCCCCGGGTCGGTCGTCCTGCACGTCCTGCCGATCATGCACAACGCCGGGATTGCCGCGGCCATGCAGCCGGCGCACTGGGCGGGGGCGACGTTCGTCCTCGGCGCGTCCGCGGACGCCGCGGCGGTGTTCGAGATCGTGCACCGGGAGCGGGTGACGACCATCCCGCTGCTGCCGCCCGCCGTCGTCATCCGGCTGCTGGAGCGCGCCGCGACCACCGGCGAGGACCTGCGCCCGGTCGAGCGGATGCTGGTCGGCGGGCAGAAGCTGCCCGCGGAGGCCGCCGCCCGCGTCGAGCCGGTGCTGAAGGTGCCGTGTGCCCAGATGTTCGGCATGGCTGAGGGCATGTTCCTGGCCACTCCCCCGGACGCGCCCGGGTGGGTGCGGGAGCGGACCGTCGGCACGCCGATCTCCGCGGGCGACGAGATCCGGGTGCTGGAGATCGGCGGCGAGGACGAGGTGCCCGACGGGGAGCTGGGCGAGCTCGCCTGCCGCGGCCCGTACACCGTGCCGGGCTACTACCGGGCGGCCGCGCACAACGCCGCCACCTTCACCGGCGACGGGTTCTACCGCACCGGTGACCTCGCGGTCCGGCACGTCGTCGACGGCCGCACCTACTACGCCATCGAGGGCCGCATCAAGGACGTCATCAACCGCGGCGCGGAGAAGATCCACGCCGAGGAGGTCGAGGAGATCGTCGTGCGCCATCCGGACGTGACCACCGCGGCGCTGGTCGCCATGCCCGATCCGGTCCTCGGGGAGCGCGCGTGCGTCTTCCTGATCCTGGCCGCCGGGGCCCCGCCGCTCGACGTGGCCGGGCTCGGGGAGTTCCTCCGGGGCGAGGGCCTCGCCCGCTACAAGTGGCCGGAGCGGGTCGAGGTCGTCGCGGAGCTCCCGCTGACCAACGTGGGCAAGGTGTCCAAGAAGGACCTGCGGGACCGGCTGGCCGAGGCGGTGTCGGCATGA